The proteins below are encoded in one region of Penaeus monodon isolate SGIC_2016 chromosome 32, NSTDA_Pmon_1, whole genome shotgun sequence:
- the LOC119593843 gene encoding aarF domain-containing protein kinase 1-like (The sequence of the model RefSeq protein was modified relative to this genomic sequence to represent the inferred CDS: added 12 bases not found in genome assembly) encodes MVARHLLRLGLLSGGAVIAYNGEEVQSAAVGGLRFGRAAVAVVKIVADYRNTLYSGTITPDSPEYAEVKSQTHLRAANRLLDLCCANGGAFVKVGQHIGSLEYLLPTEYVETMKVLHSSAPKSPLENVYQVLREELKCEPKELFVEFDPNPLGAASLAQVHRAKLTDGREVAVKVQHPSVKAHADVDMKGMELLVNVVAQIFPDFSFKWLVEEMKKNLPKELDFCYEAKNAEEVARQFYHFPWLKIPSIDWNLTTSRVLVMEFCQGGQVNDRNYMTEHGINTREVSEKISKLYSEMIFVNGYVHCDPHPGNVLVKKNGNSAEIVLLDHGLYTNLTNDFRVTYSKFWLSILNADLKEVQKYGEQLGVGELFGLFACMVTARSWDSISKGIDKKERSSGEQDEIKADAAKYLPEISAVLNRVPRQMLLIFKTNDLLRGIEFSLNTQESMTSFITMSRCCIRSLYEQQRLLCKSFLCKSKINIEETWAQFRISLYTVYLWYLHSRLGKYLNNV; translated from the exons ATGGTTGCTCGTCACCTTCTAAGACTTGGCCTTTTGAGTGGGGGGGCTGTTATTGCCTACAATGGAGAAGAGGTCCAGTCAGCAGCTGTAGGTGGTTTGAGATTTGGCAGAGCTGCAGTTGCA GTGGTGAAAATTGTGGCAGATTACCGAAATACGCTTTATTCAGGGACAATAACTCCAGATTCACCTGAATATGCTGAA acACATTTGCGTGCAGCTAACAGGCTGCTGGATCTTTGTTGTGCTAATGGTGGAGCCTTTGTAAAG GTGGGTCAACATATTGGTTCTCTAGAGTATCTCTTGCCAACTGAATATGTGGAGACAATGAAAGTTCTTCACTCTAGTGCCCCAAAGTCACCTCTGGAAAATGTCTATCAAGTTTTACGTGAAGAGTTAAAATGTGAG CCTAAAGAATTATTTGTTGAATTTGACCCCAACCCTTTAGGAGCGGCTTCCCTGGCCCAAGTTCACAGGGCAAAGTTAACCGATGGGAGAGAAGTGGCAGTCAAAGTGCAACACCCAAGTGTCAAGGCACATGCTGATGTTGACATGAAGGGAATGGAG TTACTTGTCAATGTAGTTGCCCAAATCTTCCCTGACTTCAGTTTTAAGTGGCTggtggaagaaatgaagaagaacttGCCCAAAGAACTAGACTTCTGTTATGAAGCAAAAAATGCTGAGGAAGTAGCCAGACAGTTTTATCACTTCCCATGGCTGAAG ATTCCTAGTATAGACTGGAACTTAACAACATCACGAGTTCTGGTTATGGAGTTTTGCCAAGGGGGTCAAGTCAATGACCGTAACTACATGACGGAGCATGGCATCAATACCAGAGAAGTCTCAGAGAAGATCAGCAAACTGTACTCTGAAATGATCTTTGTAAATGGTTATGTGCACTGTGACCCTCATCCTGGCAATGTGCTGGTCAAGAAAAATGGAAACTCTGCTGAAATTGTCCTCTTGGATCATGGTCTCTATACA AATTTAACCAATGACTTTAGAGTAACATACAGTAAGTTCTGGTTGAGCATTTTGAATGCAGACCTGAAGGAAGTACAAAAGTATGGAGAGCAGCTTGGTGTTGGAGAACTGTTTGGGTTATTCGCCTGCATGGTTACTGCTCGTTCATGGGATTCAATATCCAAAGGGATCGACAAAAAGGAGAGGTCTTCGGGTGAG CAAGATGAGATTAAGGCAGATGCTGCTAAATACTTGCCAGAAATATCAGCTGTTTTGAATCGAGTCCCACGACAGATGCTGCTAATCTTCAAGACAAATGACTTACTAAGGGGCATTGAATTTTCCCTCAATACTCAAGAAAG CATGACGTCATTCATTACCATGTCACGATGCTGCATCAGGTCACTTTATGAACAGCAGAGATTACTATGCAAGTCGTTCCTGTGCAAGAGTAAAATCAACATCGAAGAGACTTGGGCCCAGTTTCGGATCTCATTGTACACTGTTTATTTATGGTACTTGCATTCAAGACTTGGTAAATATCTTAATAATGTGTAA
- the LOC119593844 gene encoding dual specificity mitogen-activated protein kinase kinase 1-like, whose translation MLNKNKFNLKLPPGSIEQNNDNDNHTGTDTPQRKASTGATGSFGNMSLESLLKCIQELDMDDTQRRRMEIFLVQKQQIGELNADDFEKLGELGAGNGGVVNKEKHKPTGLSMARKLIHLEVKPAVRNQIIRELKVLHECNSPFIVGFYGAFYSEGEISICMEYMDGGSLDLCLKKAIRIPEPILGKICSTVLKGLAYLREKHQIIHRDVKPSNILVNSRGEIKICDFGVSGQLIDSMANTFVGTRSYMSPERLNGDHYSVASDIWSLGLSLVEMAIGMYPIPPPDPATLQKIFGQKVEGVSPSPTSRSPRSAGLPGEPRPMAIFELLDYIVNEPPPRLPPGVFSPEFVDLVDRCLKKSPNERADLTTLQNHEWIKRAERENVDIAGWVCKTMDITPSTPTKPSAEGNS comes from the exons ATGTTGAATAAGAATAAGTTCAACCTGAAGCTGCCGCCCGGCTCCATCGAAcagaacaatgacaatgacaaccaCACGGGAACAGA CACTCCTCAGAGGAAAGCCAGCACTGGGGCTACAGGTAGCTTTGGGAACATGTCCTTAGAATCTCTTCTAAAGTGCATACAAGAGCTGGACATGGATGACACACAACGCAGACGGATGGAAATATTCCTCGTCCAGAAACAGCAG ATTGGTGAACTGAATGCAGATGACTTTGAGAAACTCGGGGAGCTTGGAGCCGGAAATGGAGGCGTAGTCAACAAAGAAAAGCACAAACCCACAGGACTGTCAATGGCTCGTAAG CTTATACATTTAGAAGTGAAGCCAGCAGTTAGAAACCAGATAATTCGTGAATTGAAAGTACTTCATGAGTGTAACTCTCCATTTATTGTTGGATTCTATGGAGCTTTTTACAG TGAAGGTGAAATTTCAATTTGTATGGAGTATATGGATGGTGGGTCACTTGATCTTTGCTTGAAGAAAGCTATACGCATCCCAGAGCCAATCTTAGGGAAAATATGTTCAACA GTCCTTAAGGGTTTAGCATATCTTCGAGAAAAACACCAGATAATCCATAGAGACGTAAAGCCTTCCAATATTTTGGTCAATTCTCGTGGGGAGATTAAGATTTGTGACTTCGGTGTGTCAGGACAACTTATTGATAGTATGGCCAACACCTTTGTGGGAACTAGAAGCTATATGTCG CCAGAACGATTAAACGGTGACCACTACTCTGTTGCCAGCGATATATGGAGTTTAGGGTTGTCTCTTGTAGAAATGGCTATTGGAATGTATCCCATCCCACCACCAGACCCTGCCACTCTACAGAAAATCTTTGGACAGAAGGTCGAGGGAGTGAGTCCGTCGCCAACGTCAAGGTCACCAAGGTCGG CTGGACTACCAGGAGAACCACGACCAATGGCAATATTTGAGCTGCTGGACTACATTGTGAACGAACCGCCTCCGCGCCTGCCACCTGGGGTATTTTCTCCAGAATTCGTAGACTTGGTTGATCGATGCCTTAAAAAGAGCCCCAACGAGAGAGCAGATCTAACCACTTTGCAG AATCATGAATGGATAAAACGTGCAGAAAGAGAAAATGTTGATATAGCTGGTTGGGTGTGCAAGACAATGGACATCACACCTTCTACTCCGACTAAGCCATCAGCTGAGGGCAATAGTTAA